In Aegilops tauschii subsp. strangulata cultivar AL8/78 chromosome 3, Aet v6.0, whole genome shotgun sequence, one genomic interval encodes:
- the LOC109754008 gene encoding uncharacterized protein, producing MAAMEAAADAMLAAASRAFCSSVAVFFQIQGCCICLLLAFGWAVASLVRKKEIRKMRRKMASGHSFAFLCDDVDELEHSVQQKLPMVSVVMPLKGFGEHNLQNWRTQITSLYGGPLEFLFVVESKDDPAYRAVSRLIVEYKDKLDAKVVVAGFSTTCSQKIHNQLIGVEKMHKDSKYVLFLDDDVRLHPGTVGALTKEMEKNPEIFIQTGYPLDLPSGSLGSYCIYEYHMPCSIGFATGGRTFFLWGGCMMMHADDFRQDLYGLVTALKNGGYSDDMTLAAIAGQHKRLITSPPVAVFPHPLASDLSFSRYWNYLRKQTFVLESYVSKVNWIMNRALFGVHFYLSWGFVCPYVMALVHIATTLRAPYSAIVKEAAGSSCGLKLVSFLLICTLTELVSMWNLTRVEIQLCNMLSPEGPQDSLRSYNWGLVFVAVLVDNFLYPISAIRSHFSQSINWSGIRYYLRDGKISKIERENSSKYTDLGGKHLYGKKTYPAGKSLLGYLSISLAQWHQPKKYDV from the exons ATGGCGGCAATGGAGGCCGCCGCCGACGCGATGCTCGCCGCCGCCAGCCGCGCCTTCTGCAGCTCCGTCGCGGTCTTCTTCCAGATCCAG GGGTGCTGTATCTGCTTACTACTTGCTTTTGGTTGGGCTGTTGCTTCACTGGTCAG AAAAAAGGAAATTCGCAAGATGCGGCGCAAAATGGCATCTGGACATAGTTTTGCATTTCTTTGTGATGACGTAGATGAGCTTGAGCACTCTGTCCAGCAGAAATTGCCTATGGTCTCTGTAGTCATGCCTTTGAAGGGCTTTGGGGAACACAATTTGCAAAATTGGAGAACTCAG ATTACTTCTCTTTATGGGGGGCCATTGGAATTCTTGTTTGTAGTAGAAAGCAAAGACGATCCAGCTTATCGTGCCGTCTCCCGTTTGATTGTAGAGTACAAG GACAAATTGGACGCAAAGGTGGTTGTAGCTGGGTTTTCAACAACGTGTAGCCAGAAAATTCATAATCAGTTA ATTGGTGTTGAAAAGATGCACAAGGATAGCAAATATGTTCTATTTCTGGACGATGATGTCAGACTGCATCCTGGGACAGTCGGAGCTCTCACAAAAGAAATGGAGAAGAACCCTGAG ATATTTATCCAAACGGGATACCCCCTTGACTTACCTTCTGGCAGCTTGGGAAGCTATTGCATATATGAATATCACATG CCCTGTTCGATTGGATTTGCAACTGGTGGGAGGACTTTCTTTTTGTGGGGTGGCTGTATGATG ATGCATGCTGATGATTTCCGGCAAGACCTGTATGGTTTAGTCACTGCATTAAAAAATGGTGGTTACTCAGATGATATGACCCTGGCTGCAATCGCTG GGCAACATAAAAGGCTGATAACTTCACCACCTGTTGCTGTGTTTCCACACCCTCTTGCAAGTGATCTCAGCTTCTCCAG ATACTGGAATTATCTAAGGAAACAAACTTTTGTTCTTGAATCGTATGTATCAAAGGTCAACTGGATAATGAACCGTGCACTATTTGGTGTGCATTTCTATTTGTCATGGGGATTTGTTTGTCCCTATGTCATGGCTTTGGTACATATTGCAACTACTCTTAGAGCACCATACAGCGCAATTGTAAAGGAAGCAGCTGGCTCATCTTGTG GTCTGAAACTAGTGAGCTTCTTGTTAATATGCACTCTCACTGAACTTGTTTCAATGTGGAATTTGACGAGAGTTGAGATCCAACTCTGCAACATGTTGTCTCCAGAAGGTCCACAAGACTCCCTTCGTTCATATAACTGGGGGCTT GTGTTCGTCGCTGTGTTAGTAGATAATTTCCTCTACCCGATATCTGCCATCCGGTCTCACTTCTCCCAATCAATCAATTGGTCTGGTATCAGGTACTACTTGAGAGATGGGAAAATAAGCAAG ATTGAAAGGGAGAATAGTTCAAAGTACACCGATCTCGGCGGGAAGCATCTGTATGGCAAGAAGACATACCCTGCTGGAAAGTCGCTGCTCGGTTACCTGTCCATAAGCCTAGCGCAATGGCACCAGCCCAAGAAGTACGATGTCTAA